From the Streptomyces syringium genome, one window contains:
- the argF gene encoding ornithine carbamoyltransferase — MATDLKGRHFLKETDFTAEEFHGLIELAAELKAAKRAGTEEPRLRGRNIALVFEKTSTRTRCAFEVAAADQGARTTYLDPAGSQVGHKESVRDTARVLGRMFDGIEYRGHGQEVVEELAAHAGVPVFNGLTDEWHPTQMLADVLTMSEHTAKSLEHVAFAYLGDARYNMGNSYLVTGALLGMDVRIVAPEELWPAPEVVAEARRLAETSGARITLTADVAEGVLGADFVATDVWVSMGEPKEVWDARIALLAPYAVTMDVLRATGNPAVKFLHCLPAFHDLGTSVAREIHERHGLTSLEVTDEVFESVHSVVFDEAENRMHTIKAVLVATLGD, encoded by the coding sequence ATGGCGACAGACCTCAAGGGCCGCCACTTCCTCAAGGAGACGGACTTCACCGCGGAGGAGTTCCACGGTCTGATCGAGCTGGCCGCGGAACTCAAGGCGGCCAAGCGCGCGGGCACCGAGGAGCCGCGGCTGCGGGGCCGGAACATCGCGCTCGTCTTCGAGAAGACCTCGACCCGCACCCGCTGCGCCTTCGAGGTGGCCGCCGCCGACCAGGGCGCCCGGACGACCTATCTGGACCCCGCGGGCTCCCAGGTCGGGCACAAGGAGTCCGTCCGGGACACCGCACGGGTGCTCGGCCGGATGTTCGACGGCATCGAGTACCGCGGCCACGGCCAGGAGGTCGTCGAGGAGCTGGCCGCGCACGCCGGGGTGCCGGTCTTCAACGGCCTGACCGACGAGTGGCACCCCACCCAGATGCTCGCCGACGTCCTCACCATGAGCGAGCACACCGCCAAGTCGCTGGAGCACGTCGCCTTCGCCTACCTCGGCGACGCCCGGTACAACATGGGCAACTCCTACCTGGTCACCGGCGCCCTCCTCGGCATGGACGTACGGATCGTGGCCCCCGAGGAGCTCTGGCCGGCCCCGGAGGTCGTCGCCGAGGCGCGGCGCCTGGCCGAGACGAGCGGCGCCCGCATCACACTGACCGCGGACGTCGCCGAAGGGGTGCTCGGCGCCGACTTCGTCGCCACCGACGTATGGGTGTCGATGGGGGAGCCCAAGGAGGTGTGGGACGCGCGGATCGCGCTGCTCGCCCCGTACGCGGTCACCATGGACGTGCTGCGCGCGACCGGCAATCCGGCGGTGAAGTTCCTGCACTGCCTGCCCGCCTTCCACGACCTCGGCACCTCGGTCGCCCGGGAGATCCACGAGCGCCACGGGCTGACCTCGCTGGAGGTGACCGACGAGGTCTTCGAGTCGGTGCACTCCGTCGTCTTCGACGAGGCCGAGAACCGGATGCACACGATCAAGGCCGTGCTGGTGGCGACCCTGGGCGACTGA
- a CDS encoding enoyl-CoA hydratase family protein yields the protein MSPFTGSAHRTEEWRHLRLTLDEGVATVTLARPDKLNALTFGAYADLRDLLPELARDGSVRALVLGGEGRGFCSGGDVDEIIGATLAMDTGQLLDFNRMTGQVVRALRECPFPVIAAVHGVAAGAGAVLALAADFRVADPTARFAFLFTKVGLSGGDMGAAYLLPRVVGLGHATRLLMLGESVRAPEAERIGLISQLADEGEAAAAAQTLARRLADGPALAHAQTKALLTAELDMPLAAAVELDAATQALLMNGADYAEFHAAFTEKRPPKWQGR from the coding sequence ATGAGTCCGTTCACCGGCTCCGCGCACCGCACCGAGGAATGGCGGCACCTGCGCCTGACTCTCGACGAGGGCGTCGCGACCGTCACCCTCGCCCGGCCCGACAAGCTCAACGCCCTGACCTTCGGCGCCTACGCCGACCTTCGCGACCTGCTGCCCGAGCTGGCCCGCGACGGCTCCGTACGGGCCCTCGTGCTCGGCGGCGAGGGCCGCGGCTTCTGCTCCGGAGGTGACGTCGACGAGATCATCGGCGCCACCCTGGCCATGGACACCGGCCAATTACTCGACTTCAACCGCATGACCGGCCAGGTCGTACGGGCCCTGCGCGAGTGCCCCTTCCCGGTGATCGCCGCCGTCCACGGGGTCGCGGCGGGCGCCGGCGCCGTCCTCGCGCTCGCCGCCGACTTCCGCGTCGCCGACCCGACCGCCCGCTTCGCCTTCCTCTTCACCAAGGTCGGCCTCTCCGGCGGCGACATGGGCGCCGCCTATCTGCTGCCCCGCGTCGTCGGCCTCGGCCACGCCACCCGGCTGCTGATGCTCGGCGAGAGCGTGCGCGCACCCGAGGCCGAACGCATCGGCCTCATCAGCCAGTTGGCAGACGAGGGTGAGGCGGCCGCCGCGGCGCAGACGCTCGCCCGGCGTCTCGCCGACGGCCCCGCCCTCGCCCATGCCCAGACCAAGGCCCTGCTCACCGCGGAACTCGACATGCCGCTCGCCGCCGCCGTCGAGCTGGACGCCGCCACCCAGGCACTGCTGATGAACGGCGCCGACTACGCCGAATTCCACGCCGCGTTCACCGAGAAGCGGCCCCCCAAGTGGCAGGGGCGGTGA
- a CDS encoding bifunctional salicylyl-CoA 5-hydroxylase/oxidoreductase — MKVAVIGGGPGGLYTAALLKRQDPGHRVTLWERNAPDDTFGFGVVLSDETLGGIESADPVVHRALSEEYVRWDDIDVVHRGRVLTSGGHGFAALGRRRLLEILHERCRALGVTLHFSTEAPPAAELARSHDLVVAADGVHSRTRDAHRDAFRPTLTTHRCRYIWLAADFALDAFRFELAETEHGLMQLHGYPFSPRASTVIVEMREEVWRRAGLDRCDEDASIEQCGKYFADFLGGRPLRSNHSAWTAFRTVVNERWSHGNTVLLGDAAHTAHFSIGSGTKLAVEDALALTAHLTDRPTVAEALAAYEAERGPVVASTQRAARASLEWFENLAVHVDQPPRRFAFNLLTRSRRVTHDNLRLRDADFVAAVEREAGIPPGTPPMFTPFRLRELTLRNRVVVSPMDMYSAVDGTPDDFHLVHLGARALGGAGLVMTEMVCVSPQGRITPGCTGLYAPEHEDAWRRVTGFVHTRAPGTAIGVQLGHSGRKGSTRLMWEGIDQPLPDGNWPLVAASPLPYRPGVNQTPKALTGPELAAIREQFVRSARSAARAGFDLLELHCAHGYLLSGFLSPLTNRRDDAYGGDLEGRLRYPLEVFDAVRAVWPAERPMTVRISATDWAAGGTTADDAVAVARAFADHGADAIDVSTGQVVPDEQPAYGRSYQTPFADRIRHEVGVPVVAVGAISSWDDVNSLVLAGRADLCALARPHLYDPNWTLHAAADQGYTGPGAPWPQPYRAGSRKPPTGRTV, encoded by the coding sequence ATGAAGGTCGCGGTCATCGGCGGCGGACCCGGCGGTCTCTACACCGCGGCGCTGCTGAAACGTCAGGACCCCGGACACCGGGTCACCCTCTGGGAGCGCAACGCCCCCGACGACACCTTCGGTTTCGGGGTCGTCCTCTCCGACGAGACCCTCGGCGGCATCGAGAGCGCCGACCCGGTCGTCCACCGTGCCCTGAGCGAGGAGTACGTCCGCTGGGACGACATCGACGTCGTCCACCGCGGGCGCGTGCTGACCTCCGGCGGACACGGCTTCGCCGCCCTCGGCCGCCGTCGGCTCCTGGAGATCCTCCACGAGCGCTGCCGCGCCCTCGGAGTCACCCTGCACTTCTCCACCGAGGCACCGCCCGCCGCCGAGCTGGCCCGCTCCCACGATCTCGTCGTCGCCGCCGACGGGGTGCACAGCCGCACCCGCGACGCCCACCGAGACGCCTTCCGCCCCACCCTCACTACACACCGCTGCCGCTACATCTGGCTCGCCGCCGACTTCGCCCTCGACGCGTTCCGCTTCGAGCTGGCCGAGACCGAACACGGTCTGATGCAGCTGCACGGCTACCCCTTCTCGCCCCGCGCGAGCACCGTCATCGTCGAGATGCGCGAGGAGGTATGGCGGCGCGCCGGCCTCGACCGCTGCGACGAGGACGCCTCCATCGAACAGTGCGGCAAGTACTTCGCGGACTTCCTCGGCGGGCGCCCCCTGCGCTCGAACCACTCCGCCTGGACCGCCTTCCGGACCGTCGTCAACGAACGCTGGTCCCACGGCAACACCGTGCTGCTCGGCGACGCCGCCCACACCGCGCACTTCTCCATCGGCTCCGGCACCAAGCTCGCCGTCGAGGACGCCCTCGCCCTCACCGCCCATCTGACGGACCGGCCCACGGTCGCCGAGGCCCTGGCCGCCTACGAGGCCGAACGGGGCCCGGTGGTGGCGTCCACCCAGCGCGCGGCCCGCGCCAGCCTGGAGTGGTTCGAGAACCTCGCCGTCCACGTCGACCAGCCGCCCCGCCGGTTCGCCTTCAACCTCCTCACCCGCAGCCGCCGCGTCACCCACGACAACCTGCGCCTGCGGGACGCGGACTTCGTCGCCGCCGTCGAGCGCGAAGCGGGCATACCCCCCGGGACACCGCCGATGTTCACCCCCTTCCGGCTGCGTGAACTGACCCTGCGCAACCGTGTCGTCGTCTCCCCGATGGACATGTACTCCGCCGTCGACGGCACCCCGGACGACTTCCACCTCGTCCACCTCGGCGCCCGTGCCCTCGGCGGCGCCGGGCTCGTCATGACCGAGATGGTCTGCGTCAGCCCCCAGGGCCGGATCACCCCGGGCTGCACCGGCCTGTACGCACCGGAACACGAGGACGCCTGGCGCCGCGTCACCGGCTTCGTGCACACCCGGGCCCCCGGCACCGCCATCGGCGTCCAGCTCGGCCACTCCGGCCGCAAGGGCTCCACCCGCCTCATGTGGGAGGGCATCGACCAGCCGCTCCCCGACGGCAACTGGCCCCTCGTCGCCGCGTCCCCGCTGCCCTACCGGCCCGGTGTCAACCAGACCCCCAAGGCCCTCACGGGACCGGAACTAGCCGCCATCCGAGAGCAGTTCGTGCGCTCCGCCCGGTCCGCCGCCCGGGCCGGCTTCGACCTCCTCGAACTGCACTGCGCGCACGGCTATCTGCTGTCCGGCTTCCTCTCCCCCCTCACCAACCGGCGCGACGACGCCTACGGCGGCGACCTCGAAGGCCGGCTGCGCTACCCCCTGGAGGTCTTCGACGCCGTCAGAGCCGTCTGGCCCGCCGAGCGGCCCATGACGGTCCGCATCTCCGCCACCGACTGGGCCGCCGGCGGCACCACCGCCGACGACGCGGTCGCCGTCGCCCGCGCCTTCGCCGACCACGGTGCCGACGCCATCGACGTCTCCACCGGCCAGGTCGTCCCCGACGAGCAGCCCGCCTACGGCCGCTCGTACCAGACGCCCTTCGCCGACCGGATCCGCCACGAGGTGGGCGTCCCCGTCGTCGCGGTCGGCGCCATCTCCTCCTGGGACGACGTCAATTCGCTGGTCCTGGCGGGCCGTGCGGACCTCTGCGCCCTCGCCCGCCCGCACCTCTACGACCCGAACTGGACCCTGCACGCCGCGGCCGACCAGGGCTACACCGGCCCCGGCGCGCCCTGGCCACAGCCGTACCGGGCGGGCAGCCGCAAGCCACCGACGGGGCGCACGGTCTGA
- a CDS encoding PaaX family transcriptional regulator, with protein sequence MTDQPTDQPTDPQPSHTPRSLIVTFYGAYGRGSADDPAGPVPIAALIRLLGAVGVDSPSVRSAVSRLKRRGLLVAGRTAAGAAGYGLSDDARELLRDGDRRIYGRPPARAGQGWLLAVFSVPEEERHKRHLLRSRLTRLGFGTAAPGVWIAPAHVHEETRHTLERLGLDAYVDLFKGGHLGFDPTPEAVARWWDLDALATQHRAFLDAHEPVLRRWARRRTLPPEEAYRDYLLALDSWRRLPYADPGLPASLLPDRWPGGRAARVFGALHARLRDAGGRFVAPVLA encoded by the coding sequence GTGACTGACCAGCCGACTGACCAGCCGACAGATCCGCAGCCGTCCCACACCCCCAGGTCCCTCATCGTCACCTTCTACGGCGCGTACGGGCGCGGCAGCGCCGACGACCCGGCCGGTCCGGTACCCATCGCGGCCCTCATCCGGCTGCTCGGCGCCGTGGGCGTGGACTCCCCGTCGGTGCGGTCCGCCGTCTCCCGGCTCAAGCGGCGCGGGCTGCTCGTCGCGGGCCGCACGGCGGCCGGGGCGGCGGGTTACGGGCTGTCGGACGACGCCCGCGAGCTGCTGCGCGACGGTGACCGGCGGATCTACGGCCGCCCCCCGGCGCGGGCCGGCCAGGGGTGGCTGCTGGCCGTCTTCTCCGTTCCCGAGGAGGAACGGCACAAGCGGCACCTGTTGCGCTCCCGGCTGACCAGGCTGGGGTTCGGCACGGCGGCACCCGGGGTGTGGATCGCCCCGGCGCACGTCCACGAGGAGACGCGGCACACCCTGGAGAGGCTCGGACTGGACGCCTATGTCGACCTGTTCAAGGGCGGCCACCTCGGCTTCGACCCGACCCCCGAGGCGGTGGCCCGGTGGTGGGACCTGGACGCGCTGGCGACACAGCACCGCGCGTTCCTGGACGCCCACGAGCCCGTGCTGCGGCGCTGGGCGCGCCGGCGGACGCTGCCGCCGGAGGAGGCCTACCGCGACTACCTGCTCGCGCTGGACTCCTGGCGGCGGCTGCCGTACGCCGACCCGGGGCTGCCGGCCTCACTGCTGCCGGACCGGTGGCCGGGCGGGCGGGCCGCCCGGGTCTTCGGCGCCCTGCACGCACGGCTGCGGGACGCGGGCGGGCGGTTCGTCGCACCGGTCCTTGCGTAG
- a CDS encoding AMP-binding protein encodes MELMPSAHVDTFPRDHLPPGGQWPDLRFDLPGARGPRYPDRLNCGVELLDATVARLGTDRPAVRDGEGGVWSYGELTARVNRIARTLTEDLGVVPGNRVLLRGPTTPWLAACWLAVMKAGAVAVTVLAAQRPHELATICELARVRHALCDARSTDDLVAAGVPDLAITPFGGGDGGDLLRLAAKKSIAYAPVETSADDVALIAFTSGTTGRPKGCMHFHRDVLAMADTFSAHVLRPRPDDVFAGSPPLGFTFGLGGLLVFPLRAGAQTLLADWGGPRRLLADIERHRVSVLFTAPTAYRAMLGELGAYDVSSLRRCVSAGEHLPAALWHDWQHATGLRVINGIGATEMLHIFISAADEAARPGATGLPVPGYEARVVGADGRPLPDGEAGLLAVRGPTGCRYLTDVRQRDYVQGGWNLTGDTYIRDEDGYFHYVARADDMIISAGYNIAGPEVEEALLRHPDVLEAAVVGRPDSRRGQVVVAHVVLRAGVPRTEETVAELREFTKKEIVPYKCPREIEFLDALPRTPTGKLQRFRLRAGALQFPRD; translated from the coding sequence ATGGAGCTCATGCCGTCGGCCCATGTCGACACCTTTCCGCGCGACCATCTGCCCCCCGGCGGTCAGTGGCCGGACCTCCGCTTCGACCTGCCGGGGGCGCGCGGACCGCGCTACCCCGACCGTCTCAACTGCGGTGTCGAGCTGCTGGACGCGACGGTGGCGCGGCTGGGCACGGACCGGCCCGCCGTGCGGGACGGCGAGGGCGGCGTCTGGTCGTACGGCGAGCTGACCGCCCGGGTGAACCGGATCGCCCGCACGCTCACCGAGGACCTCGGCGTGGTCCCCGGCAACCGGGTCCTGTTACGGGGCCCCACCACGCCCTGGCTGGCGGCCTGCTGGCTCGCGGTGATGAAGGCGGGGGCGGTGGCGGTGACCGTGCTGGCCGCGCAGCGCCCGCACGAACTCGCGACGATCTGCGAACTCGCGCGGGTACGGCACGCGCTGTGCGACGCCCGGTCGACCGACGACCTGGTCGCGGCCGGGGTACCGGACCTGGCGATCACGCCGTTCGGCGGGGGCGACGGGGGTGATCTGCTGCGGCTCGCGGCCAAAAAATCCATAGCGTACGCACCTGTCGAGACCTCCGCGGACGACGTCGCGCTCATCGCCTTCACCTCCGGCACGACCGGACGCCCCAAGGGCTGTATGCATTTCCACCGTGACGTGCTCGCCATGGCCGACACGTTCTCCGCCCACGTCCTGCGGCCGCGCCCCGACGACGTCTTCGCGGGCAGCCCGCCGCTGGGCTTCACCTTCGGACTCGGCGGGCTGCTCGTCTTCCCGCTGCGCGCGGGCGCCCAGACCCTGCTAGCCGACTGGGGCGGCCCCCGGCGGCTGCTCGCCGACATCGAACGGCACCGCGTCTCGGTGCTGTTCACGGCGCCGACCGCCTACCGTGCGATGCTCGGCGAACTCGGCGCGTACGACGTCTCCTCGCTGCGCCGGTGCGTCTCCGCGGGCGAGCACCTGCCCGCCGCCCTCTGGCACGACTGGCAGCACGCGACGGGGCTGCGCGTCATCAACGGCATAGGCGCCACCGAGATGCTGCACATCTTCATCTCCGCGGCCGACGAGGCGGCCCGGCCCGGTGCGACCGGGCTGCCGGTGCCCGGTTACGAGGCACGGGTGGTGGGCGCCGACGGCCGTCCGCTGCCGGACGGCGAAGCGGGGCTGCTGGCCGTGCGCGGCCCGACCGGCTGCCGCTATCTGACGGACGTGCGTCAGCGCGACTACGTGCAAGGCGGCTGGAACCTCACCGGGGACACCTACATCCGGGACGAAGACGGCTACTTCCACTATGTGGCCCGCGCCGACGACATGATCATTTCGGCGGGGTACAACATCGCGGGCCCCGAGGTCGAGGAAGCGCTGTTACGCCATCCCGACGTCCTCGAAGCGGCCGTCGTCGGGCGGCCGGACAGCCGGCGCGGCCAGGTGGTCGTCGCGCACGTGGTGCTGCGGGCGGGCGTGCCGCGTACCGAGGAGACCGTCGCGGAGCTGCGGGAGTTCACCAAAAAGGAGATCGTTCCCTACAAGTGCCCTCGCGAGATCGAGTTCCTGGACGCCCTTCCCCGCACGCCCACCGGCAAACTCCAGCGCTTCAGGCTGCGCGCGGGAGCTTTACAGTTTCCCCGTGACTGA
- a CDS encoding acyl-CoA dehydrogenase family protein — protein MSTPFALDRGQRDWCAELRALAAERLRPLADKGEPGRVNRPLVAALGELGLLARLLPADGSVRAMDLCLLRESLALESTEAETALALQGLGTYPIVDAGTPAQRARWLPEVVAGRAVAAFALSEPGAGSDAAALGLRAEREGPAWRLTGEKCWISNAPEADLYTVFARTGPAPGARGVTAFLVPADRPGLGGRPLAMVSPHPIGTLTFDAVPVGPDDVIGEVGGGFRVAMRTLDLFRPSVGAFAVGMARSALRAALAHAAGRHAFGGPLKNLQAVSHQLAEMATRTEAAALLVHAAAAAYDAGEPGTAGRSAMAKLFATETAQYVVDAAVQIHGARALERGHLLEHLYREVRAPRIYEGATEVQRTIIAKELYRAAAEGATAPTDPQEPGR, from the coding sequence GTGTCGACACCGTTCGCACTGGACCGGGGACAGCGTGACTGGTGCGCCGAGCTGCGCGCGCTCGCCGCGGAGCGGCTGCGCCCGCTGGCGGACAAGGGCGAGCCCGGACGCGTCAACCGGCCGCTCGTCGCGGCCCTCGGTGAACTGGGCCTGCTCGCCCGGCTGTTGCCCGCCGACGGGTCCGTACGGGCCATGGACCTGTGCCTGCTGCGCGAATCCCTCGCCCTGGAGTCCACGGAGGCCGAGACGGCCCTCGCCCTCCAGGGCCTCGGCACGTACCCGATCGTGGACGCGGGGACCCCCGCGCAGCGGGCGCGCTGGCTGCCGGAGGTGGTGGCGGGCCGCGCGGTCGCCGCGTTCGCGCTCAGTGAGCCCGGCGCGGGCTCCGACGCCGCGGCGCTCGGACTGCGCGCGGAGCGCGAAGGGCCCGCCTGGAGGCTCACGGGGGAGAAGTGCTGGATCTCCAACGCCCCCGAGGCCGACCTCTACACCGTCTTCGCCCGCACCGGCCCGGCCCCCGGCGCCCGGGGCGTCACCGCCTTCCTGGTCCCAGCCGACCGCCCCGGCCTCGGCGGCCGCCCGCTGGCCATGGTCAGCCCGCACCCCATCGGCACCCTCACCTTCGACGCCGTCCCCGTCGGCCCCGACGACGTCATCGGTGAGGTCGGCGGCGGCTTCCGCGTCGCCATGCGCACCCTGGACCTCTTCCGCCCGAGCGTCGGTGCCTTCGCCGTCGGCATGGCGAGGTCCGCGCTCCGCGCCGCCCTGGCCCACGCGGCCGGACGCCACGCGTTCGGCGGGCCGCTGAAGAACCTTCAGGCCGTCTCCCACCAACTCGCCGAGATGGCGACCCGCACCGAGGCCGCCGCCCTGCTCGTCCACGCGGCCGCCGCGGCGTACGACGCGGGCGAACCCGGCACGGCGGGCCGCTCGGCGATGGCCAAGCTGTTCGCCACCGAGACCGCGCAGTACGTCGTGGACGCCGCCGTGCAGATCCACGGCGCCCGCGCCCTGGAACGCGGCCACCTCCTCGAACACCTCTACCGCGAGGTCCGGGCGCCGCGCATCTACGAGGGGGCGACGGAGGTGCAGCGCACGATCATCGCGAAGGAGCTGTACCGGGCGGCCGCTGAGGGCGCCACCGCCCCCACGGACCCCCAGGAGCCGGGCCGATGA
- a CDS encoding RidA family protein — protein MSDLERVNPAGLSPPSGFSHAVTVTGGRLAFLAGQTALDGAGKVVGQGLPEQFERALANLLAALRAAGGEPRHLARVTVYATDVGDYRAHARELGAIWRRLAGRDYPAMAVIGTTRLWDEEALVELDGVAVLP, from the coding sequence ATGAGCGATCTCGAACGGGTCAACCCCGCCGGACTCTCCCCGCCCTCCGGCTTCTCGCACGCCGTCACCGTCACCGGCGGCCGGCTGGCCTTCCTCGCCGGACAGACCGCCCTCGACGGTGCCGGCAAGGTCGTCGGCCAGGGCCTGCCGGAACAGTTCGAGCGGGCCCTGGCCAACCTCCTCGCCGCCCTCCGCGCCGCCGGAGGCGAGCCGCGGCACCTGGCACGCGTCACCGTCTACGCCACGGACGTCGGCGACTACCGCGCGCACGCCCGTGAGCTGGGCGCCATCTGGCGCCGGCTGGCGGGGCGCGACTACCCGGCCATGGCCGTGATCGGCACGACCCGGCTCTGGGACGAGGAGGCCCTGGTGGAACTGGACGGGGTCGCGGTCCTGCCGTGA
- a CDS encoding Rmf/CrpP fold protein — protein sequence MALVTVIKAELVVALKEGRLAFELGEQVADCPYPPGDQRRAAWLRGWAAARDEGKDGAGEG from the coding sequence GTGGCCCTCGTGACAGTGATCAAGGCCGAGCTGGTGGTGGCGCTCAAGGAGGGGCGGCTGGCGTTCGAGTTGGGCGAGCAGGTGGCCGACTGTCCGTATCCGCCGGGTGATCAGCGGCGGGCGGCCTGGCTGCGCGGCTGGGCCGCCGCCCGCGACGAGGGGAAGGACGGCGCGGGCGAGGGCTGA
- a CDS encoding helix-turn-helix domain-containing protein produces MTDAYLARIGKLIRDARQHRGWTQSQLADALGTSQSAVNRIERGNQNISLDMIARIGEALDSEIVSLGYAGPMHLRVVGGRRLSGAIDVKTSKNACVALLCATLLNAGRTTLRRVARIEEVYRILEVLGSIGVKARWINDGNDLEIVPPAELDLAAMDTEAARRTRSVIMFLGPLLHRMDHFKIPYAGGCDLGTRTVQPHMTALRHFGLEITATDGTYHAQVDRSVAPTRAIVLTERGDTVTENALLAAARHEGVTVIRNASSNYMVQDLCFFLEELGVRVEGIGTTTLTVHGVATIDRDVDYAPSEDPVEAMSLLAAAVVTESELTIRRVPIEFLEIELAVLEEMGLDHERSPEYPADNGRTRLLDLTVRPSKLRAPIDKIHPMPFPGLNIDNVPFFAAIAATAQGQSLIHDWVYDNRAIYLTDLNRLGADVKLLDPHRVLVEGPTRWRSAEMMCPPALRPAVVVLLAMMAAEGTSVLRNVYVINRGYEDLAERLNSIGAQIEIFRDI; encoded by the coding sequence ATGACAGACGCCTACCTCGCCCGTATCGGCAAGCTCATCCGTGACGCCCGTCAGCACCGTGGCTGGACGCAGTCGCAGCTCGCCGATGCCCTCGGGACCAGCCAGAGCGCGGTCAACCGCATCGAGCGGGGAAATCAGAACATCAGCCTTGATATGATCGCCCGTATCGGTGAGGCGCTGGACAGCGAGATCGTCTCCCTCGGCTACGCGGGGCCCATGCATCTGCGCGTCGTCGGCGGCCGCCGGCTCTCCGGTGCCATCGACGTCAAGACCAGCAAGAACGCCTGCGTGGCCCTGCTGTGCGCGACCCTCCTCAACGCCGGCCGTACGACGCTGCGCCGCGTCGCCCGCATCGAGGAGGTCTACCGGATCCTCGAGGTGCTCGGCAGCATCGGAGTCAAGGCCCGCTGGATCAACGACGGCAACGACCTCGAGATCGTGCCGCCCGCCGAGCTGGACCTGGCCGCGATGGACACCGAGGCCGCCCGCCGCACCCGCAGCGTGATCATGTTCCTCGGTCCGCTGCTGCACCGCATGGACCACTTCAAGATCCCCTACGCCGGCGGCTGCGACCTCGGCACCCGGACCGTCCAGCCGCACATGACGGCCCTGCGCCACTTCGGCCTGGAGATCACGGCCACCGACGGCACGTACCACGCACAGGTCGACCGTTCGGTCGCACCCACCCGGGCGATCGTGCTGACCGAGCGCGGCGACACCGTCACCGAGAACGCCCTGCTGGCCGCCGCCCGCCACGAGGGCGTCACCGTCATCCGCAACGCCAGCTCCAACTACATGGTCCAGGACCTCTGCTTCTTCCTGGAGGAGCTCGGCGTGCGCGTCGAGGGCATCGGCACCACGACCCTCACCGTGCACGGCGTGGCCACCATCGACCGCGACGTCGACTACGCCCCCTCCGAGGACCCGGTCGAGGCGATGAGCCTGCTCGCCGCCGCCGTCGTGACGGAGTCGGAGCTGACGATCCGCCGTGTGCCGATCGAGTTCCTCGAGATCGAACTGGCCGTCCTGGAGGAGATGGGCCTCGACCACGAGCGCAGCCCGGAGTACCCGGCGGACAACGGCCGCACCCGGCTGCTGGACCTCACGGTGCGCCCCTCCAAGCTGCGGGCGCCGATCGACAAGATCCACCCGATGCCCTTCCCGGGCCTGAACATCGACAATGTGCCGTTCTTCGCGGCCATCGCCGCCACCGCCCAGGGCCAGAGCCTCATCCACGACTGGGTCTACGACAACCGCGCCATCTACCTCACCGACCTCAACCGCCTCGGCGCCGACGTCAAGCTCCTCGACCCGCACCGCGTCCTCGTCGAGGGCCCGACCCGCTGGCGCTCGGCCGAGATGATGTGCCCGCCGGCCCTGCGGCCCGCCGTGGTCGTCCTGCTGGCCATGATGGCCGCGGAGGGCACGTCGGTGCTGCGCAATGTCTATGTGATCAACCGGGGTTACGAGGACCTGGCGGAGCGGCTCAACTCGATCGGCGCGCAGATCGAGATCTTCCGCGACATCTGA
- a CDS encoding GntR family transcriptional regulator, whose amino-acid sequence MLIRLDPASPLPLGDQIAAAVRGAIADGAVRPGERLPAARALADSLGVNVHTVLRGYQRLREEDLIELRRGRGAVVTGGGTSPGRARLVEGVRHLIAEARTLGLSDEEVLSLVRTGLAGR is encoded by the coding sequence GTGCTGATCCGACTCGACCCCGCGTCCCCGCTGCCGCTCGGCGACCAGATCGCCGCCGCCGTCCGCGGAGCCATCGCCGACGGCGCCGTCCGCCCCGGCGAACGCCTCCCCGCCGCCCGCGCGCTCGCCGACTCCCTCGGCGTCAACGTCCACACCGTGCTCCGGGGCTACCAGCGCCTGCGCGAGGAGGACCTCATCGAGCTGCGCCGCGGCCGCGGGGCGGTGGTCACCGGCGGCGGCACCTCCCCGGGCCGCGCCCGCCTCGTCGAGGGCGTCCGCCACCTGATCGCGGAGGCCCGCACCCTCGGACTCTCCGACGAGGAGGTCCTGTCCCTGGTCAGGACGGGGCTGGCGGGGCGGTGA